GTTCTTTTCTGTTTCACCTATATACTTAGAAACTATAATGGACAGATCTACACGGTACACATCCTTGCCCGTAGTCTTGGCTAATAGACACGCAGTGAGAGTTTTTCCCGTCCCAGGAGGACCATAAAATAAGCTTCTATAACCCGGTTTCACCTTCTTAGAAAGGCCCAATTCATTCATCATGAATGATCCATGCTCTATCCAGCTTAGGATTTGATCAATATCTTTTTTGACCTCCTTTTCAATAATTAAATCTTCCCACTCCAGACTTGTCTCTATTTTCTTAGCCGGAAACACTGAATAGCTTGGTTCAGAATTTTCACAGGTCATAGTGAGTGATAGATACTTCTGAGAAATCAATAGTGGCGCGCTCATTTGAGGCTCAAACTCTTCTTCCTGGTTAAGGAATAAAATATTCTCTATAGAAAATGGGTGATTTTTATCGAAATAAGATTTCGCCTTTAACCTACTCTCTAAATCATTTCCAGAAAGAATAAACATGACTGTCTCACCAGTGGGTAAAAAACCGCCATGAAATTTACCTAAGTACCCACCAAACTCTGTATATCCACGATCCAACAATTCGTTCTTTGAAAAGAAAAGATCCAATAGTTGTGGTCTGATATGAGGTATCAATGCCAGTATTAGAATTGCTCTCTCATCCTTTCCGAAATTATGCTTCTTAATTAGGCTCGCATATGTTGAATCATCGGAGCTTAAATCAGGTGGCGCTGGATTTTGAAACTCCGTGTTTTCAAAATACGATTGAAATCGATTTTGTAGTAAGGAAGAAAACCACAAAATTTCCTGTTCAATAGCCTCGATATTTTGCCTAATTCCACTCATCGCCAGCTGACATTTATAGGTTTATCCATCCAAGAATATTTAATAGGTGTTATGCTAAATGGTAAATGATCCATCAACATGTCGTAAGAGTTTTGCTCCACTCTCAACTCCCATGAATCTTCTCTATGTTCTAACTTGCCTTTTCTCCAAAGCCAAGAGCCTCTGAATCCTTCTATTGAACTACTGCCAATAATTGACCAATAGTCAATGACAGCATTTATCAATCCATCAAGCATCTCGCGTTGATTTTTATTCACGTCAATTTCTGCTCTAATTGGAGCATCAACAGGAAGACCGCACAGTACTTTATTAAGTGGCAACTGGTGTTCGTCGAGGAGCGGATCATCCAGCATAAGATGCTGCAATAGCAATACAGCCTGTTCTTGATGATCTCTCGAAATAAATTTCCCATCTTCAGTCAGAAGGCACCTTTCAAAAAGCGTAGGCAAGTATGGGTTTAACAAAGCCAATCCAGCATTCTCCAAATAAATTTCATCATAGAGAACATCAGCGCTTTCATCAAAATAAGGAATGACCGTAGACTCTTTGCTTGGTGTTTTTTCAAAAAAGTCCTCGGAAATCATCTTCTTGATCGTATCAAGATCTAGCGAAACATTTTGATCAGTCAAACTGGTCAGGTTAGACTCAATAGACTCTATTGCCTTATTCAAATTTCCTTCTGCAGGTAGACTCAGGGCAGAAAGTTTCTTAGATAGAACCGGTATTACTTGTAGGTAAACTGCAGGAGCGGTTCCTAATACTAACTGAGCAAATTCTTCGACAAAAGCAGGTTTGGCATCATTGTTTTTGACCAGACTTACTAGAGCAACTTGGCGTGCAGAAGCTAGAAATCTGTTGGTAGACTGCTGACCCAGATTGAGATTGATCTCCAATGTCCTAAGTAGTTGAGTCACTTTTCGACCAAACTGCTTGTCTAATACTGATAAGAGCTTATAGAACGTAGAAAGGGATATTTCCCTTCCGATACCTATGAAAGAATTGGTACTCCAATCGTGGTTGGACAGACCCCTCTTTAATTGTCCTGGTTTTTTTAGCAAATGAATGAGCAAATCATCCACACTTCTAAAACCGTATTTTGACAACTCTGCTCTGTTGACAATGCCTTTAATTCCCGAAATAACTACTTGGGTTATTTCTTCATGATCAACGGACTTATCTTCGGTATTCTGACTTACATCGAATGATTCTGTTTCTATTTCCTGAACATTGAATTTGATGGCTAGTTGATTGACCCATAACGATAAACTTTCATCATTAGCGTGAGTATTGAGCCAAAGCAAGGCCTTGAGTACCTGATCGAAAGCCACACCCGATTTTCTCGAAACATCAATAACTTGCCTTTCGAATAACGATGAATCTGAACCTGACAATACGCACCTAATCATAAGTTCAACTAACCCTTCTTGAAGGGATCCAAAATTGACTAAATGATAAAAAGGAAGCTGCGAGATCTTACTATACATCTTTCGCCAATCTTGTCGATTTGATCGACCAGAAGAAGCAACAATTTTCTCAAATATTGAATTGTCGGAGACTTTCACCAATCCCTTGACAAAAGTTGACTTATTAATATGTATTGATAGAAAACGATGAAATTCCTGTGGACTTTCTTCAACAAAGCCTTTGAGCAAATCCCGGACACTATAAATTCCTTCTTTCCTAAAAATAGAATGAACTTCTCCAGTGGTAACACTCTCTTCTATCCATTCCCAATCTATGCCCTCGTATGAAAAATCAGTAATAACTTCTTGGGTCGTCATTATTTCTTCATCAAATAGCTGGTCTATTATATTAAATACATGATGAGTGGTTGAAAGATCTTTGACTGAAGTCAATCCCTCTTTCAGAAGCGTAATCAGTGAAACATATGATAGGTTGTAATGATTGGCAGTCTTATGGATCAAATTCTTCACGAATACCTTATGGTTGAAACTGCTACCATGATTATCCGCCAATATGCTCATGATAAAAGTCCATAAAACATTAGGGAAATTTTGTGAGGACTCTGGAACCACTCCGTTAGATTGCTGTTCTTTAACAATGGCAGAATGGTACGCAATCACAGCTTGATAATTGGTAGGTTCGAGGAGCTGAACGACCTCCTTCGTCATACCCTGCCCCATCAATTCAATAAATTTTTTCGTCCATCGATATTCTGTAGCATTCGACTTTATCAACGCAATCAGACCACTTCTTCTTTGAGTCAAAAAATGGGATAAAGATTTTTCGAATCTTTTATAATCCTCCTTATTCCTACCAGTGACATGATCAGAATGGAGATAAGCCGAAAGCTCCTCCAAAGACAAAACATCCTCCTTAACTTCTACCTTCTTTGTTATTTGCTCTTTGTCCAAATCCCAGGAAGAAATAATCTCACCAAGTAGTTGGTTCAACTCTGCCTGCTTAGCATGATTGGCATAGTGTTTTTGGGCGTTTTTTAGCATCAAAAGGATATGACTCAACGCAAGATTATAGGTCCCAGCTAATTGCCTTAAAGTACTCATCAAAAATGATCGAGTGTTGAAGTAGGAACCTCTTTCTTCATACAGATAATTGAAAATAAACTCCCAAAAGCGTTTAGATGCATCCTCAAGACTCCTACCAAATAGGGTTTCCTTTTTCTCAACATCGCACCATCTAGTGTGGTAGTTTAGAATCAACTCGGACTGAGATGGTTCCACCTCTCGCACCAGATCAGCAATAGACCGATTATCTAGTTGTAAAATAAGCCTGGTTCTAACCTGAGTAGACTTGAGGAGTACGTTCAAATCTTTTATGAGCGGTTTTCTTGAGGAAGCAAAGGCTTTCCTAAACATATCATTGAATGAATGCCACCTTTCTTGATTAAAATTCCATGGCATGTATCCCTTAATAAGAAAGTGTCTCATCATACTAATCAGACTTGATTCGCCGAAGTCCTGTTCGATGCGGTCTGGACCCTCATGCACCAATTTGGTATTGAGCACCCTACTGAATTTCTCCAGAAATACCCCAGGCAGTATCTTTTCGAAATTGTCGTATGGAATATCTCCCAGATCAAGTTCAATCCTGTTAATATACTGAAGCACAGGACTGTCGTATAGTGCCAAGCATTGGTCTGTTATGGTAGACAATTCGGTCCGAATGACATCCGACATTCTCTTTTGAAAGTCGAGACTCTCGTCTTCCAAATTGAAGGAGACTTCAAATATTTTGCTCTTTATAGTATGTGTTCCTCCATTCATTTTTTATTACTTCCTATGGTTGAAGAATTCAATGAGGTTGGCTTTTTAATTAAAGCCAATAGTTTAGAACCTGCCTCCTTTGACTTAGGGCTCATTCTATTTCCGCGCTGCAAATCAGATATACCACATAACCACGCCGCTCTCAAATTCAAAATATGATTCATAGAACGTGCGCCCAAGCGGTACACTTGATAAGAAAGGTGAATGGGTCCCTGCCTGTAAAGTTCTTTGAGTAGCAATGGCTTTATTTCCTTGAATTTTGGAATCCATCCCGGAATCATTATCGAAACCTGAGGGCTTGACAAGATGTCATTCAAGCTATGGTGCTCATTAGACTTAGTCTTATGCATGACATCAAAATACATGCTCTTGTGCTTATCGGATAAGACAGCCGCCATTTCGACTGCATTTGATAAATTAAATTTCTTGCCGGTGAGCTTTGTACTTCCGCCATATTTTATGGCTACATTCCACTCACCCTGCTTAAGGGAATCCACAAGCAAAGCATGGTCAATTAAGATGAAGCCTTTGGTTTGTTCTATAAATTTTTGGGTAACATCCAAGTGGCATTTTAATGTTTTATGGTACTCCTCTGGGTTACATTGAAATTGAAAAACATCTTCTCCAAGACAATTAATTGTACTTAAATTCTTATGAAAGGAATGTTTTGTACTCTTAGATTTCGGATTCGAAATTTCTCCTAGAAAGCCTTCAATGTATCCGTTCAGGTTGAAGTCTAAGTCTAATTTGCGTTCCATCCCGCTGAACAAATGGGTGGTTGATTTATGACTAGTACTGGTTTTGTCTATTGGCCTCTCTTTCTTAAAATAAGATCTCCCAAGGTTACCACTATAGGTCGGGAACTTCTTTAGCAAACGACTAATATTCTCAACTTTGGCCAAATCATAATCTCCATATTTGGAATTCAGATCAAGTAAACCTTCTAGATCATACTTACCGCCATATCTGGCGTATAAATGTCCAAGCATAGTTGACTTCCTTTTGATATTATTTTCTGTGGTAGTACCATAACCAGCTAGTTCGACTGCGTATTGATTGAATTCGTCTTTCTGAAAATTCTTCCAGGTCTTGTGCGGATGGTCATCTAAATAGGCGTTTTCTCTTCGGAATACATCATAGGCCTTTATTATAAACTGAGCTCCTGGCACATCGTATAGTCGATTTGGATAATAGGTCTGGCAAAGCATGTTTCCTGCTTTGATTCCTGAATCAAAAGAATATAGATCAGACAAATGGGACAACTGCGACAGATGATCAGCAATCACCTGTTCAAACATCATCAAGTACGCTTTGAGCTGCTTTATTTGGCCTCTTTTTCTTTCTGGCACCCCATCGAAACTATCATTTGTCTTTAATCCATATAATTCAGGAAACATATTTTGTATGGAATGGTACTGTTCAATATTTCGATAGTTTCCTTGAGGTAACTTCGGGGCCAGAGAATTTTTGAAGTTATAGTTGCTTACAGGGTTTCTATCCGTTAGACTTTTATAATAGTTATCAACTTTTGCCTGGTCAATGGACCTGACTTGCTTATTACCATAATAAAACTTAAGCCGTTCTGGGTACTTTATTTCTGTCGAAACCCTAGAAAAGTCAAAAAACGGAGAGGTTTTTTGATCTATTCTGATATGTCCCTCGTCACCAATTTTAGTAGTATTTCTCAGGTGAATCGAAAAATCAAAAATGGAATTAAACCTGTTTGTTGAAAGTAAATCCGAACGCATTTGGTTGGGATCTAGCACTAATCTCCTTTCCTGAAGATTGTCATCCAAAACAAAACCGTTTGCCAGTTTCGGACCACTCATAATTTCACCCACCAATAGATCTGTCTTGGCCAACTCTTGGTAGGTATGAAACTTGATATAGGAAGACAAATAATTATTTAATACATAATAGAGCTCAGCGATACTTTGCTCAACATTGACAGTTGATTTAAAATGAAAAGAACCTCTTAAGGTTATGAGCGCTGGACGCAACAATTTTGGGCTTTGATAATAGTCGCCAAGATTCCGATGCTGATACAGTAGTCCTGATATACCTGCCATAATCAGTCTTATCTCTTTTGACAATGACTTTGGTAAGTTATCTGGCATACCATTGATTGTCTTTCCCGTACCATTAGATTCACTATCTATCCAAGTCGCTTTGGCGTAATCATCAAGCTCCACTGTCACTTTGAAGGCCTTTGCACTCTTTCCAAAATTGTTTATGGTAACCCAGGCATTCTTGATCCCTTCAGTTCTATCAATTAGCAATTTTCTTATATCATTCGAGGTGACAGGATTAGTAAAAAGAATATCCTCAGCGGGCAACAATCCATTTTTTAATGGAAGAGTATGATTCTTAGCTGTTAGCAGGTCCTGCATGCTGAATTGACCACGATAACCAAGGTCTAGCAATGCAAAGCATAGGTGCTCTAATATAGTCATACCTGGGTCGGAGGGATTATAATTTGTCCACTTTTGACCAGACATATCTTGTATCGTTTCAATCCCGTCATTCAGTAACTTTTTGAAGTCAGTAGAATCACCTGATTGGACATCTGACTGAGCTGGTATTTGATCGATATTTTCTTTCACCTCCATCATGCCACTTTATTTTTTTTTGCGCTTGGAATGAATTTATCTGGATTTGAAGACCCCTTGGCCAAAAAGGTGATACCTGATGGGACAACAACATTTGACATGTCTTTGGCTTGGATAGCTACATTTTTTGTTAGCTTGTTTTTTTTGCTCTCTCCATAAAGCATTTCATTTTCGAGATAAATGGTCAATTGGCTAAACGAGAGCAAATAACTACGACTGCTTAAAAATTGAATGATATCATTTGTATATAGACATCGTGATTTATACGACAAAGTGTTTTCCTTAACCCAAGGGGATAGAAATCTCATCAACTCAGAGCCGAGCTTATCACGAAGCTGATTTGTATCTTCTTCGGATTTGAACACAGGGTTTATTCCGAAATAAAGATGTTCAAATTGAGCATGACATACGTCTAACGAGATATTCGGTGGAACAATTGGTAGGCAGAAGGCATTAATTTCTTCCAGCAGATTGGCACTACATATAGGCTGAAACATTCTAACACCATCACTTTTTTCTGTCCACGGGATTACGGATATCTTCACCTCATTTGACTTTCCTCCACCCCAGATCTTAGAAGCTGCCTTCACCTCATACAACTCATTAAACCTTTGGAGAATTGCATTTTCATAATCTTGGATTGAAACCAAACGTTGCTTATAGGCTATGCGATTGGCTACTCTTTGCCTGAAAATACTTTTAGTCTCAGGGTTAACACTCCCAAAAGAGTCAAAAGGCTGGGTGACCTTTGAAATACCCTGCTCCGGCTGAGTAAACTTGGTTATTTTGCCTGCTGACAAATCGTTCAGATCATTTTTTGTATTGTTAGCCCCAATTACTCTAGCCGCCATCACGGCGTTGGTTCCTACCATGGTCAATCTGCAATTTTCCACCTCATTTTGACTTCCATCAACTCTTAGCCAATATAATTTACCCGGCATGATAGAGCTCGTGTTCGACGGTTCATCCAATATTTCAATTTTCAAAATACCCATCTTGTTCAGTCCGAAGGTTCCATCACTAAGTACCTTGCATGCAGACCAGTTGTTATCCGTAAGTAGATCTACTTTTAGTTCGGGAAAAGAGCTTGATATATCCGAACCTAAACGATTTTCAACAGCCAGAAAAAGTGTGAGAATACTACTTCTTGTTAAGTTCTTAAAGCCGAGAAAGGCAAATCCTGGACTTGAATAATTAGGAATAAGCGGGGCACCTTTATTTGCTGTACCTTCAGATAATTGAACCATTTGATTGCCATACGGATGAATATGGTAAAATTGATTCTCTTTGGGTGCAAGTAAATCAACATCACACGCAGACTTATAAGACAAGGTGATGTCCTTTACTTTAGGAACAAATGGCTTACCTGGAGGTGGCTGAAAGGTAAGGACAACTTGACTTGAGGTATCCGTTACTTTTGAAGAAAAGACTTTGTAAAGAGCATTCTTAGCTCGCTGAGCCGTTCGCGTAAAACAACCTGGCTTTTTAGACTTTTTTGCCATCTCCGCAGCCAGAGTTGTATTGTTTAAGGTAACCATGGATACTACCTGAGGATAAATAGAATTTCCAAAGGACAAGGATGGTTTTGTCAATTCAATAGCAACAAATCCACTTTCATTGTGACCTGTATAAAGTACGTTAGGGTCAAGCGTATAATCTGGAGTTATCGATGTAGCCAGGCAGTATGAAGAATATGTGAGTGTCGCATCTGGCTGATTTGGCAAATTTGGGTTACTATTCTTGCAAGGATTAGATGGGATAGGCTTTAAACCATCCTTGTCATCTTTGAACAATAGACCTTCTCCATTGCTTTTCCATACGCCATTGTTTAAATAATAAAGCTGAGATTTAAAGTTTGATTTTTGAAAATATGGGCTAGGAACCTCTGTATTCTTTTTAGGATCATACTTGCTTAAATAGCTGTTATACTGATCATAGTAATTGATAAAATCAGCATCGCATGGCAAATTCACCCATCCAAGGTTAAGCACCAGCTGAGATGTTTTTTTGACAAACGGTTCATAGGAACCAATGTATAACTTGTTTGAAACAGTTGGAGACTTACCAAACGGCATCACCAAGGTGTTTGGTGACGATGAACCTGATACCGTGTGAAGAGAAGTAGCAGGCAGTTCGGTTACAAATGAATTAATTATGAAACCGCTCAAGCTACTTTTGCTCAAAATATCAGAAAGAGATTTATTCAATAAAACCACTTTCATAATAGGCCATGACGACGAAAACCCCGAACCATGAACCTTGGCATTATAGGCTACTATTGAGGGATCCGTGTCTTTTAAAGAAAGGCAAAAGTTCAAGGAGATACTATTGGAAGAGGTCTTGATAAAAGACTTTCCTGGCTCGAGCGTCAACCAACCTTTTTTACCTGTTATCTGCAATTTCAACAATGGGCTAATATCCTTTCCCAAGAGCTTACTATGCTCATCAGAAATCTTGAGAAGAGATATGGCAACGTGAACATCTCTATGACCTCCTGCCAGAGTCAAATCAGGTGAGGAGATCGCAAATCCTAAGGGTAATTTTTGGGTGTTTGTTGCTGCATCCCCATACATGCTAAAGGAGTTGTATGAATTGGTCACTTGATCCAGCATAGGTTTCTGAAATGCCTTGATCTGTCCCCCACCCAGAGCTTGATTATTGCCCCAACTACATGTGAGATATTGGGATATTTCAGATCCCGTAACTATTAATTCCTCATTTGTTCCGAAGACGATAGCTTGTCCGTCACCGTCGGCACCTCCACTTAATGTACTTCCCTTCTGTACCTTGACGGGTTGATGCTTTTCATCCAATTTGAGCAATAAGTAAGCACTGTCTGGTTTGGCTCCAGCCATTTTGAAATCGAGAATATCTTGATAATAAAAATCAAGATGCCTTTCCGTGAGACCATTCAGAGCTCTTTGCTGATTTTGATAAGCTTTTAAAAAGCCACACATCAAGGAAATGTGAGGAGCTGTTTCTCCACTATCAAAATTTATGTAAAACTGCTTCCGAGATTCATTAACAATAGCTTGTATGAGGTGATAGGCTGATCTAGCACTCTGATTGACTGCCTCCAAAAATTCGCTCAATGATTTGAATGCAGACTTTGACCGCTTAGTAGTGTCTGGAAATGGATCAAAATTCCAGATAACATCAAGTTTACTGAGCTTCTTGAATTGATTATCAATTTTTTCTTTATCCGTAATGAAACCCTTATTAAGGACATAATAGTAGCAACTGTAAACGTCCTTAAGCGAAAAGCTGAATTTT
The sequence above is drawn from the Reichenbachiella sp. genome and encodes:
- a CDS encoding contractile injection system tape measure protein, which gives rise to MNGGTHTIKSKIFEVSFNLEDESLDFQKRMSDVIRTELSTITDQCLALYDSPVLQYINRIELDLGDIPYDNFEKILPGVFLEKFSRVLNTKLVHEGPDRIEQDFGESSLISMMRHFLIKGYMPWNFNQERWHSFNDMFRKAFASSRKPLIKDLNVLLKSTQVRTRLILQLDNRSIADLVREVEPSQSELILNYHTRWCDVEKKETLFGRSLEDASKRFWEFIFNYLYEERGSYFNTRSFLMSTLRQLAGTYNLALSHILLMLKNAQKHYANHAKQAELNQLLGEIISSWDLDKEQITKKVEVKEDVLSLEELSAYLHSDHVTGRNKEDYKRFEKSLSHFLTQRRSGLIALIKSNATEYRWTKKFIELMGQGMTKEVVQLLEPTNYQAVIAYHSAIVKEQQSNGVVPESSQNFPNVLWTFIMSILADNHGSSFNHKVFVKNLIHKTANHYNLSYVSLITLLKEGLTSVKDLSTTHHVFNIIDQLFDEEIMTTQEVITDFSYEGIDWEWIEESVTTGEVHSIFRKEGIYSVRDLLKGFVEESPQEFHRFLSIHINKSTFVKGLVKVSDNSIFEKIVASSGRSNRQDWRKMYSKISQLPFYHLVNFGSLQEGLVELMIRCVLSGSDSSLFERQVIDVSRKSGVAFDQVLKALLWLNTHANDESLSLWVNQLAIKFNVQEIETESFDVSQNTEDKSVDHEEITQVVISGIKGIVNRAELSKYGFRSVDDLLIHLLKKPGQLKRGLSNHDWSTNSFIGIGREISLSTFYKLLSVLDKQFGRKVTQLLRTLEINLNLGQQSTNRFLASARQVALVSLVKNNDAKPAFVEEFAQLVLGTAPAVYLQVIPVLSKKLSALSLPAEGNLNKAIESIESNLTSLTDQNVSLDLDTIKKMISEDFFEKTPSKESTVIPYFDESADVLYDEIYLENAGLALLNPYLPTLFERCLLTEDGKFISRDHQEQAVLLLQHLMLDDPLLDEHQLPLNKVLCGLPVDAPIRAEIDVNKNQREMLDGLINAVIDYWSIIGSSSIEGFRGSWLWRKGKLEHREDSWELRVEQNSYDMLMDHLPFSITPIKYSWMDKPINVSWR
- a CDS encoding ATP-binding protein, producing MSGIRQNIEAIEQEILWFSSLLQNRFQSYFENTEFQNPAPPDLSSDDSTYASLIKKHNFGKDERAILILALIPHIRPQLLDLFFSKNELLDRGYTEFGGYLGKFHGGFLPTGETVMFILSGNDLESRLKAKSYFDKNHPFSIENILFLNQEEEFEPQMSAPLLISQKYLSLTMTCENSEPSYSVFPAKKIETSLEWEDLIIEKEVKKDIDQILSWIEHGSFMMNELGLSKKVKPGYRSLFYGPPGTGKTLTACLLAKTTGKDVYRVDLSIIVSKYIGETEKNLARIFDYAERHEWILFFDEADALFGKRSSGSSANDRFANQEISYLLQRIEDFPGVIILASNLKSNIDEAFSRRFQSMIYFGVPNQKNRHRIWSKIFDGPLKPEVNLDLSKLAADYEISGGSAINVYRYSALRALQRKSEFILKEDVIQGVQKEFQKEGRTI